The following are from one region of the Salmo salar chromosome ssa27, Ssal_v3.1, whole genome shotgun sequence genome:
- the bet1 gene encoding BET1 homolog, producing the protein MRRAGLGEGGPPENYVASGYSAYEEENEHLQEGLRAKVSALKHLSIDIGTEVKYQNNMLDDMDSDFDSTGGLLGATIGRVKQLSRGSQTKLLCYMLSFCFLVFTILYWFIKLR; encoded by the exons ATGAGACGAGCAGGTTTGG GCGAAGGAGGACCTCCTGAAAATTATGTGGCCAGTGGATACAGCGCGTACGAAGAGGAAAATGAACACTTACAAGAGGGTCTGAGAGCCAAAGTCAGCGCCTTGAAGCAT CTGTCAATAGATATCGGAACAGAAGTGAAATACCAGAATAACATGTTGGACGATATG GACTCAGACTTTGACTCAACGGGAGGTTTGCTGGGGGCCACCATAGGGAGAGTGAAGCAGCTTTCCAGGGGAAGCCAGACCAAGCTCCTGTGCTACATGCTGTCCTTCTGCTTCTTGGTCTTCACCATCCTTTACTGGTTTATCAAACTGAGGTGA